From Rhodopseudomonas palustris, a single genomic window includes:
- the htpX gene encoding zinc metalloprotease HtpX has translation MSYFKTALLLAGLTALFMGVGYLIGGANGALIALVVAAAMNIFTYWNSDRMVLSMYGAHEVDERTAPDLYRMVAELAGRASLPMPRVFIMDNPQPNAFATGRNPENAAVAVTTGLMHQLSREELAGVVAHELAHIKNHDTLLMTITATIAGAISMVAQFGMFFGGNRENNSGPGLIGSIALMILAPLGAMLVQMAISRTREYAADEMGARICGQPMWLASALGRIEAAAHQVPNVDAERSPATAHMFIINPLSGQGMDNLFATHPSTDNRIAALQRLAAEIGGSARSAPAFARSSAAPWSGTPRGTGRSPWGGQPRGRGPWG, from the coding sequence ATGAGTTACTTCAAGACCGCTCTCTTGCTGGCCGGCCTGACCGCGCTGTTCATGGGGGTCGGCTATCTGATCGGCGGCGCCAACGGCGCGCTGATTGCGCTCGTCGTCGCCGCGGCGATGAACATCTTCACCTATTGGAATTCCGACCGGATGGTGCTGTCGATGTACGGCGCCCACGAGGTCGACGAGCGCACCGCGCCGGATCTCTACCGGATGGTGGCGGAACTGGCCGGCCGCGCCTCGCTGCCGATGCCGCGGGTATTCATCATGGACAACCCGCAGCCGAACGCGTTCGCCACCGGCCGCAATCCGGAGAACGCCGCCGTCGCCGTGACCACCGGGTTGATGCACCAGCTTAGCCGTGAAGAACTCGCCGGCGTGGTGGCGCATGAGCTCGCGCACATCAAGAACCACGACACGCTGCTGATGACCATCACCGCGACGATCGCCGGTGCGATCTCGATGGTGGCGCAGTTCGGCATGTTCTTCGGCGGCAACCGTGAGAACAACAGCGGCCCGGGCCTGATAGGCTCGATCGCGCTGATGATCCTCGCCCCGCTCGGCGCCATGCTGGTGCAGATGGCGATCAGCCGGACCCGCGAATATGCCGCCGACGAGATGGGCGCGCGGATCTGCGGTCAGCCGATGTGGCTCGCCTCGGCGCTCGGCCGGATCGAAGCCGCCGCGCATCAGGTGCCGAACGTCGACGCCGAACGCTCGCCGGCGACCGCGCACATGTTCATCATCAACCCGCTGTCGGGGCAGGGCATGGACAATCTGTTCGCCACCCACCCGTCCACCGACAACCGGATCGCGGCGTTGCAGCGGCTCGCCGCCGAAATCGGCGGTTCGGCCCGCTCGGCGCCGGCGTTCGCGCGCAGCAGCGCTGCGCCCTGGAGCGGCACCCCGCGCGGCACCGGCCGCAGCCCCTGGGGGGGCCAGCCGCGTGGCCGAGGTCCGTGGGGTTAG